Proteins encoded together in one Juglans regia cultivar Chandler chromosome 9, Walnut 2.0, whole genome shotgun sequence window:
- the LOC109003114 gene encoding magnesium protoporphyrin IX methyltransferase, chloroplastic: MACSASFSSPLRFHHRHHQHHSHLLFSPKTLLNPPTTRPTKPTTPFAIPPLSTADAAAATFDGTTFAVIGGSSVAALAAVLSLTDPERRRRLQAEVVGGGDKEVVKDYFNNSGFQRWKKIYGETDDVNRVQKDIRLGHSKTVENAIKMLTDESPIRGVTVCDAGCGTGSLSIPLAKEGAIVLASDISAAMVAEAEKQAKEQLLAGKDGLSPAPVMPKFEVSDLESLEGKYHTVVCLDVLIHYPQSKADGMIAHLASLAEKRLILSFAPKTFYYDLLKRVGELFPGPSKATRAYLHSEADVERALQKVGWKIRKRGLITTQFYFAKLVEAVPA, encoded by the exons ATGGCCTGCTCGGCTTCCTTTTCCTCCCCTCTTCGCTTccaccaccgccaccaccagCACCACAGCCATCTTCTATTCTCTCCCAAAACCCTTCTCAATCCTCCAACAACAAGACCCACCAAGCCCACGACCCCTTTCGCCATTCCACCCCTCTCCACCGCTGACGCCGCCGCCGCCACCTTCGACGGCACAACCTTCGCCGTCATTGGGGGCAGCTCCGTCGCCGCCCTCGCCGCAGTTCTCTCCCTTACAGACCCAGAGAGACGGAGGCGCCTTCAGGCCGAAGTCGTCGGGGGTGGCGACAAGGAGGTTGTGAAGGATTACTTCAACAACTCCGGATTCCAGAGGTGGAAGAAGATTTACGGAGAGACCGACGATGTGAATCGGGTTCAGAAGGACATAAGGCTGGGCCACTCCAAGACCGTCGAGAATGCCATCAAGATGCTGACTGATGAAAGCCCGATTCGAGGGGTTACTGTTTGTGATGCTGGATGTGGCACCGGTTCTTTGTCCATTCCGCTCGCCAAGGAGGGCGCTATTGTCTTGGCCAGCGATATTTCGGCTGCTATGGTTGCTGAAGCTGAGAAGCAG GCAAAGGAACAGCTTCTGGCAGGCAAGGATGGTCTTTCACCAGCTCCAGTGATGCCAAAATTTGAAGTGAGTGATTTGGAGAGCTTAGAAGGGAAGTATCACACCGTAGTCTGCCTGGATGTTTTGATTCATTACCCGCAGAGTAAAGCAGACGGGATGATTGCCCACCTTGCATCATTGGCAGAAAAGCGATTAATTCTAAGCTTTGCACCAAAGACGTTTTATTATGATCTATTGAAGAGAGTAGGAGAGTTGTTCCCCGGGCCTTCAAAGGCAACAAGGGCATATCTCCATTCAGAGGCAGACGTGGAAAGAGCATTGCAAAAGGTAGGGTGGAAGATAAGGAAGAGAGGCCTCATCACCACACAATTTTACTTTGCAAAGCTTGTTGAGGCTGTTCCTGCATAA